One Misgurnus anguillicaudatus chromosome 22, ASM2758022v2, whole genome shotgun sequence DNA segment encodes these proteins:
- the pex12 gene encoding peroxisome assembly protein 12, producing MAERGAHLTTAATAEDNRPSIFEVLAQDSLMSAVKPALQHAVKILATSNPARYGVLWRRFDEIYAILDLLLQHHFLSRTSASFSENFYGLKRVGTDSTRPAHLGLLRKQHWRCLLLLALLPYLHRKLEKVFARQRDEDDFSIRLPQSFTQKLYRAFLAAYPYVCMAWDGWVFCQQLLYVFGKARTHSPLLWLAGVKLSYLTAHDIRTLDLKPSGPTFNPSQSIAEKCQRLISTAVGGVAVSLSTSLSIGVFFLQFLEWWYSSENQSTKSLTSLPTPPPPLHLHSEETSQTHNKICPLCRKVRTNDTALATSGYVFCYKCIYVYVKANHRCPLTGYPSELQHLIKIYTPDG from the exons ATGGCGGAGAGAGGTGCACATTTAACAACTGCTGCTACTGCTGAAGATAACAGACCATCAATTTTTGAGGTTTTAGCTCAGGACTCTCTGATGAGTGCTGTCAAACCTGCATTACAACACGCTGTCAAG ATCCTCGCCACATCTAACCCTGCTCGCTATGGTGTTCTTTGGAGGAGGTTTGATGAGATTTATGCCATCCTAGATTTGTTGTTGCAGCATCATTTTCTATCCCGCACCAGCGCCTCGTTTTCAGAGAACTTCTATGGTCTAAAGCGCGTAGGAACGGACAGCACACGTCCTGCGCACCTGGGGCTCCTCCGTAAGCAGCACTGGCGCTGTTTGCTCCTGCTGGCCCTCCTGCCTTACCTTCACAGGAAACTGGAAAAAGTTTTTGCTCGACAGAGAGACGAGGACGATTTCTCCATCCGCTTGCCGCAGTCCTTCACGCAGAAGTTGTACAGGGCCTTTCTGGCCGCGTACCCTTATGTGTGCATGGCCTGGGATGGTTGGGTGTTTTGCCAACAGCTTTTGTATGTCTTCGGCAAAGCACGGACACATTCACCACTTTTGTGGCTTGCGGGGGTTAAACTGTCATATCTAACTGCTCATGACATCCGCACCCTAGATCTCAAGCCGTCAGGCCCGACATTTAACCCCAGTCAAAG CATTGCAGAAAAATGTCAGCGTCTCATCTCTACAGCGGTGGGTGGTGTTGCTGTATCACTTTCAACCAGCCTCTCGATTGGAGTGTTTTTTCTGCAGTTTCTAGAGTGGTGGTATTCATCAGAAAACCAAAGCACTAAGTCTTTGACCTCCCTCCCAACCCCTCCACCACCTCTCCACCTTCATAGCGAGGAAAcgtcacaaacacacaacaaaatCTGCCCGCTGTGCAGGAAAGTGCGTACCAACGACACTGCCCTTGCGACTTCAGGTTATGTGTTTTGTTACAAGTGCATATATGTCTATGTCAAAGCCAATCATAGATGTCCCCTTACCGGCTACCCTTCTGAACTGCAACATCTCATTAAAATATACACACCTGATGGATAG